In Raphanus sativus cultivar WK10039 chromosome 5, ASM80110v3, whole genome shotgun sequence, the following proteins share a genomic window:
- the LOC108857227 gene encoding uncharacterized protein LOC108857227 isoform X3 has protein sequence MSLNPSFKQDRSSDPTKRHETEKETSASRKLEENNNNSKSIQDPEEMALYSRVRSQEEEIHNLQEQIAAACLKDMQLLNEKCGLERKCADLRVAIDEKQNESVTSALNELARRKGDLEENLKLAHDLKVTEDERYIFMTSLLGLLAEYGVWPRVANATAISTGIKHLHDQLQWKIKVCNQDRIREMSSGTEFTSKDNQHDPRISKGQASYGSTDHGTNNDYQINEQLLPPMDNVTRNPYQNLTQDTESLRFHNQIGGGSQQPKRESFGYPLSSVAGKEMIREREEKAESSSMFDPFNRNEEYASHVYEDGPGIDGFQIIGEAIPGEKVLGCGFPVRGTTLCMFQWVRHLEDGTRQYIEGATHPEYIVTADDVDKLIAVECIPMDDQGRQGELVRLFANDQNKIRCDAEMQTEIDTYISRGQASFNVQLLMDSTESWEPATVILKRSSYQIKTNNGEAVVISEKYSKELLIKVPCGESTQFVLISYDGSSHPISTLNVRMRDTLVLTMRMLQSKALDERRKGRV, from the exons ATGTCCTTGAATCCGAGCTTCAAACAAGATCGAAGTTCTGATCCAACCAAAAG GCATGAGACTGAGAAAGAAACTAGTGCTTCTAGGAAGCTAGAagagaataataataattcaaagtCAATTCAAGATCCTGAGGAAATG gcACTTTACTCAAGAGTGAGATCACAGGAGGAAGAGATTCATAATCTCCAGGAACAGATTGCTGCTGCTTGTTTGAAG GATATGCAGCTGCTGAATGAGAAGTGTGGGTTAGAGAGAAAATGTGCTGATCTCAGAGTg GCTATTGATGAGAAGCAAAACGAATCTGTTACATCGGCGTTGAATGAACTGGCTCGTCGAAAAGGTGATCTTGAAGAAAACTTGAAGCTGGCACATGATTTAAAG GTTACAGAAGACGAGAGGTACATTTTCATGACGTCCTTACTTGGTTTATTAGCTGAGTATGGTGTTTGGCCTCGTGTTGCTAATGCTACTGCTATATCCACCGGTATAAAG CACTTGCATGATCAGCTGCAATGGAAGATTAAAGTTTGCAAT caGGATAGGATTAGGGAAATGTCATCAGGAACAGAGTTTACTAGTAAAGACAACCAACATGATCCCAGAATCTCGAAAGGTCAAGCTTCTTATGGATCCACG GATCATGGTACTAATAATGATTACCAGATCAATGAACAGCTATTGCCACCAATGGACAATGTTACTAGAAACCCGTATCAGAACCTTACTCAAGACACTGAATCTTTGAGGTTTCATAATCAGATTGGTGGTGGATCACAGCAGCCGAAAAG GGAAAGTTTTGGATATCCTCTGAGTAGTGTGGCGGGGAAGGAAATgatcagagagagagaagagaaagctgAGAGTTCTTCCATGTTTGATCCTTTTAACAGGAATGAAGAATACGCTTCTCATGTTTATGAAG ATGGACCTGGAATAGATGGATTTCAGATTATTGGAGAAGCAATACCTGGAGAGAAAGTTCTTGGTTGCGGGTTTCCAGTGAGAGGAACCACTCTCTGTATGTTTCAG TGGGTTAGGCATCTCGAAGATGGCACAAGACAATACATTGAGG GAGCCACACATCCAGAGTATATAGTAACCGCGGATGATGTAGACAAACTGATTGCTGTTGAGTGTATTCCAATGGATGATCAAGGCCGTCAG GGTGAATTAGTGAGGCTGTTTGCTAATGATCAAAACAAGATTAGATGTG ATGCAGAGATGCAAACAGAAATCGACACGTATATATCTCGAGGTCAAGCAAGCTTCAATGTGCAGCTCCTG atgGATTCAACAGAGAGTTGGGAGCCTGCGACTGTTATTCTGAAGAGGTCTAGTTACCAGATTAAAACCAATAACGGTGAAGCTGTGGTGATCTCAGAGAAATACTCAAAGGAGCTCctg ATAAAAGTACCGTGTGGAGAGTCGACACAGTTTGTTCTGATAAGTTATGATGGATCTTCACATCCTATTAGCACTCTCAACGTTCG CATGCGTGACACGCTAGTCTTGACGATGAGAATGCTTCAGAGCAAG GCACTGGACGAACGCAGAAAAGGACGAGTTTGA
- the LOC108857320 gene encoding peroxisome biogenesis protein 19-1 isoform X2 gives MASNHTDDLDELLDSALDDFKDLNLAQRNHSEDEEGSEKKKKKEEPSPLPSGVQGLGMGLPDMRIKNKGKQKVSKQDHVAEALDKLREQTRETVESISSKQQQQSASGDEDAMVEDFLKQFESLAGSQDLESIVETMMQQLLSKDILHEPMKEIGARYPKWLEENEGSISKEDYNRYSQQYKLIKELNAVYEDEPNNSTKIMEIMQKMQECGQPPNDIVQEMDPGFDFASLGQISPEMLESSPNCCIM, from the exons ATGGCGAGCAATCACACCGATGACTTAGACGAGCTTCTCGATA GTGCATTGGATGACTTCAAAGATCTCAATCTTGCTCAAAG AAACCATAGTGAAGACGAAGAGGGgagtgagaagaagaagaagaaagaagagccGTCTCCATTGCCGAGTGGAGTTCAAGGACTTGGGATGGGGTTACCTGATATGAGAATCAAGAACAAGGGAAAGCAGAAAGTCTCGAAACAGGATCATGTCGCAGAAGCTCTCGACAAGCTTAGGGAACAAACTAGAGAAACTGTGGAATCTATCTCTTccaagcagcagcagcagtcAGCTTCTGGTGATGAAGATGCTATGGTTGAGGATTTTCTCAAGCAATTCGAGAGTCTCGCTGGATCTcag GACTTGGAATCAATAGTGGAAACGATGATGCAACAGCTACTGTCGAAAGATATTCTCCACGAACCAATGAAGGAGATCGGTGCAAGATATCCGAAATGGCTAGAAGAGAACGAAGGCAGTATAAGCAAAGAAGACTATAACCGCTATTCGCAACAGTACAAACTGATCAAAGAACTCAATGCGGTTTACGAGGATGAACCAAACAATTCAACTAAGATTATGGAGATCATGCAGAAGATGCAAGAGTGCGGACAACCACCTAATGATATTGTTCAAGAGATGGATCCAGGGTTTGATTTCGCAAGCCTAGGCCAAAT ATCTCCAGAGATGCTTGAGTCTTCACCAAATTGCTGTATAATGTGA
- the LOC108857227 gene encoding uncharacterized protein LOC108857227 isoform X4, whose product MSLNPSFKQDRSSDPTKRHETEKETSASRKLEENNNNSKSIQDPEEMALYSRVRSQEEEIHNLQEQIAAACLKDMQLLNEKCGLERKCADLRVAIDEKQNESVTSALNELARRKGDLEENLKLAHDLKVTEDERYIFMTSLLGLLAEYGVWPRVANATAISTGIKHLHDQLQWKIKVCNDRIREMSSGTEFTSKDNQHDPRISKGQASYGSTDHGTNNDYQINEQLLPPMDNVTRNPYQNLTQDTESLRFHNQIGGGSQQPKRESFGYPLSSVAGKEMIREREEKAESSSMFDPFNRNEEYASHVYEDGPGIDGFQIIGEAIPGEKVLGCGFPVRGTTLCMFQWVRHLEDGTRQYIEGATHPEYIVTADDVDKLIAVECIPMDDQGRQGELVRLFANDQNKIRCDAEMQTEIDTYISRGQASFNVQLLMDSTESWEPATVILKRSSYQIKTNNGEAVVISEKYSKELLIKVPCGESTQFVLISYDGSSHPISTLNVRMRDTLVLTMRMLQSKALDERRKGRV is encoded by the exons ATGTCCTTGAATCCGAGCTTCAAACAAGATCGAAGTTCTGATCCAACCAAAAG GCATGAGACTGAGAAAGAAACTAGTGCTTCTAGGAAGCTAGAagagaataataataattcaaagtCAATTCAAGATCCTGAGGAAATG gcACTTTACTCAAGAGTGAGATCACAGGAGGAAGAGATTCATAATCTCCAGGAACAGATTGCTGCTGCTTGTTTGAAG GATATGCAGCTGCTGAATGAGAAGTGTGGGTTAGAGAGAAAATGTGCTGATCTCAGAGTg GCTATTGATGAGAAGCAAAACGAATCTGTTACATCGGCGTTGAATGAACTGGCTCGTCGAAAAGGTGATCTTGAAGAAAACTTGAAGCTGGCACATGATTTAAAG GTTACAGAAGACGAGAGGTACATTTTCATGACGTCCTTACTTGGTTTATTAGCTGAGTATGGTGTTTGGCCTCGTGTTGCTAATGCTACTGCTATATCCACCGGTATAAAG CACTTGCATGATCAGCTGCAATGGAAGATTAAAGTTTGCAAT GATAGGATTAGGGAAATGTCATCAGGAACAGAGTTTACTAGTAAAGACAACCAACATGATCCCAGAATCTCGAAAGGTCAAGCTTCTTATGGATCCACG GATCATGGTACTAATAATGATTACCAGATCAATGAACAGCTATTGCCACCAATGGACAATGTTACTAGAAACCCGTATCAGAACCTTACTCAAGACACTGAATCTTTGAGGTTTCATAATCAGATTGGTGGTGGATCACAGCAGCCGAAAAG GGAAAGTTTTGGATATCCTCTGAGTAGTGTGGCGGGGAAGGAAATgatcagagagagagaagagaaagctgAGAGTTCTTCCATGTTTGATCCTTTTAACAGGAATGAAGAATACGCTTCTCATGTTTATGAAG ATGGACCTGGAATAGATGGATTTCAGATTATTGGAGAAGCAATACCTGGAGAGAAAGTTCTTGGTTGCGGGTTTCCAGTGAGAGGAACCACTCTCTGTATGTTTCAG TGGGTTAGGCATCTCGAAGATGGCACAAGACAATACATTGAGG GAGCCACACATCCAGAGTATATAGTAACCGCGGATGATGTAGACAAACTGATTGCTGTTGAGTGTATTCCAATGGATGATCAAGGCCGTCAG GGTGAATTAGTGAGGCTGTTTGCTAATGATCAAAACAAGATTAGATGTG ATGCAGAGATGCAAACAGAAATCGACACGTATATATCTCGAGGTCAAGCAAGCTTCAATGTGCAGCTCCTG atgGATTCAACAGAGAGTTGGGAGCCTGCGACTGTTATTCTGAAGAGGTCTAGTTACCAGATTAAAACCAATAACGGTGAAGCTGTGGTGATCTCAGAGAAATACTCAAAGGAGCTCctg ATAAAAGTACCGTGTGGAGAGTCGACACAGTTTGTTCTGATAAGTTATGATGGATCTTCACATCCTATTAGCACTCTCAACGTTCG CATGCGTGACACGCTAGTCTTGACGATGAGAATGCTTCAGAGCAAG GCACTGGACGAACGCAGAAAAGGACGAGTTTGA
- the LOC108857320 gene encoding peroxisome biogenesis protein 19-1 isoform X1 — translation MASNHTDDLDELLDSALDDFKDLNLAQSRNHSEDEEGSEKKKKKEEPSPLPSGVQGLGMGLPDMRIKNKGKQKVSKQDHVAEALDKLREQTRETVESISSKQQQQSASGDEDAMVEDFLKQFESLAGSQDLESIVETMMQQLLSKDILHEPMKEIGARYPKWLEENEGSISKEDYNRYSQQYKLIKELNAVYEDEPNNSTKIMEIMQKMQECGQPPNDIVQEMDPGFDFASLGQISPEMLESSPNCCIM, via the exons ATGGCGAGCAATCACACCGATGACTTAGACGAGCTTCTCGATA GTGCATTGGATGACTTCAAAGATCTCAATCTTGCTCAAAG TAGAAACCATAGTGAAGACGAAGAGGGgagtgagaagaagaagaagaaagaagagccGTCTCCATTGCCGAGTGGAGTTCAAGGACTTGGGATGGGGTTACCTGATATGAGAATCAAGAACAAGGGAAAGCAGAAAGTCTCGAAACAGGATCATGTCGCAGAAGCTCTCGACAAGCTTAGGGAACAAACTAGAGAAACTGTGGAATCTATCTCTTccaagcagcagcagcagtcAGCTTCTGGTGATGAAGATGCTATGGTTGAGGATTTTCTCAAGCAATTCGAGAGTCTCGCTGGATCTcag GACTTGGAATCAATAGTGGAAACGATGATGCAACAGCTACTGTCGAAAGATATTCTCCACGAACCAATGAAGGAGATCGGTGCAAGATATCCGAAATGGCTAGAAGAGAACGAAGGCAGTATAAGCAAAGAAGACTATAACCGCTATTCGCAACAGTACAAACTGATCAAAGAACTCAATGCGGTTTACGAGGATGAACCAAACAATTCAACTAAGATTATGGAGATCATGCAGAAGATGCAAGAGTGCGGACAACCACCTAATGATATTGTTCAAGAGATGGATCCAGGGTTTGATTTCGCAAGCCTAGGCCAAAT ATCTCCAGAGATGCTTGAGTCTTCACCAAATTGCTGTATAATGTGA
- the LOC108861409 gene encoding RING-H2 finger protein ATL51, with the protein MGSTGNPNPWDQYDSYRDCSQGVCSVYCPQWCYIIFPPPPSFFLDDEDSSSSSSDFSPLLIALIGILASAFILVTYYTLISKHCHRSSTTSGAVISSSVTTDTWRQGNNGASNPNGGGVDESLIKSIEVYRYRKGDGFVESSDCAVCLSEFEEEERLRLLPKCSHAFHVPCIDTWLKSHSNCPLCRAGISVTVVTNAVESNQSIATESAEIQSVSIDSVVVNLDLETGSRDETVVVANMNGGSTPKPPELRGTRGGEHQVNRNSGDVVLIADILREIEEDEESGGVVGTSRRVEDGEGEKTPPPSVSAANQAAGGISNFLARSYGRARNYRLPS; encoded by the coding sequence ATGGGTTCAACAGGAAACCCTAATCCATGGGATCAATACGATTCATACAGAGACTGCTCACAAGGAGTATGCAGCGTCTACTGCCCTCAATGGTGTTACATCATCTTCCCTCCTCCTCCCTCCTTCTTCCTCGACGACGAagactcctcctcctcctcctccgactTCTCTCCTCTCCTCATCGCTCTCATCGGAATCCTCGCTAGCGCCTTCATCCTCGTCACATACTACACACTCATCTCCAAGCACTGCCACCGCTCCTCCACAACCTCAGGAGCTGTCATCTCTTCCTCCGTCACCACCGACACTTGGCGGCAGGGAAACAACGGAGCTTCGAATCCGAACGGAGGTGGAGTCGATGAGAGTCTGATTAAATCGATAGAGGTTTACAGATACAGAAAGGGAGATGGATTCGTGGAATCTTCGGATTGCGCTGTGTGCTTGAGCGAGTtcgaggaggaggagagatTGAGATTGCTACCTAAATGCAGCCACGCGTTTCACGTGCCTTGTATTGATACTTGGTTGAAATCTCACTCTAACTGTCCTCTCTGTCGCGCCGGGATCAGCGTAACCGTCGTCACTAACGCCGTCGAATCCAATCAATCGATCGCCACGGAGTCTGCAGAGATTCAATCGGTTTCGATCGATTCCGTCGTCGTTAACTTAGATCTGGAAACCGGATCTCGGGATGAGACGGTTGTTGTTGCTAACATGAACGGTGGATCGACGCCGAAACCACCGGAACTTCGGGGAACTAGAGGCGGAGAGCATCAAGTGAATCGGAACTCAGGTGACGTGGTATTGATCGCGGATATACTCCGGGAGATcgaagaggatgaagaatcgGGGGGTGTAGTAGGAACCTCTCGGCGTGTAGAAGATGGGGAAGGAGAGAAGACGCCTCCGCCGTCAGTTTCGGCGGCGAATCAAGCTGCTGGAGGAATTTCTAATTTTCTGGCGCGGAGTTACGGCAGAGCAAGGAATTACCGTTTACCGAGTTGA
- the LOC108857227 gene encoding uncharacterized protein LOC108857227 isoform X1 yields the protein MSLNPSFKQDRSSDPTKRHETEKETSASRKLEENNNNSKSIQDPEEMQALYSRVRSQEEEIHNLQEQIAAACLKDMQLLNEKCGLERKCADLRVAIDEKQNESVTSALNELARRKGDLEENLKLAHDLKVTEDERYIFMTSLLGLLAEYGVWPRVANATAISTGIKHLHDQLQWKIKVCNQDRIREMSSGTEFTSKDNQHDPRISKGQASYGSTDHGTNNDYQINEQLLPPMDNVTRNPYQNLTQDTESLRFHNQIGGGSQQPKRESFGYPLSSVAGKEMIREREEKAESSSMFDPFNRNEEYASHVYEDGPGIDGFQIIGEAIPGEKVLGCGFPVRGTTLCMFQWVRHLEDGTRQYIEGATHPEYIVTADDVDKLIAVECIPMDDQGRQGELVRLFANDQNKIRCDAEMQTEIDTYISRGQASFNVQLLMDSTESWEPATVILKRSSYQIKTNNGEAVVISEKYSKELLIKVPCGESTQFVLISYDGSSHPISTLNVRMRDTLVLTMRMLQSKALDERRKGRV from the exons ATGTCCTTGAATCCGAGCTTCAAACAAGATCGAAGTTCTGATCCAACCAAAAG GCATGAGACTGAGAAAGAAACTAGTGCTTCTAGGAAGCTAGAagagaataataataattcaaagtCAATTCAAGATCCTGAGGAAATG caggcACTTTACTCAAGAGTGAGATCACAGGAGGAAGAGATTCATAATCTCCAGGAACAGATTGCTGCTGCTTGTTTGAAG GATATGCAGCTGCTGAATGAGAAGTGTGGGTTAGAGAGAAAATGTGCTGATCTCAGAGTg GCTATTGATGAGAAGCAAAACGAATCTGTTACATCGGCGTTGAATGAACTGGCTCGTCGAAAAGGTGATCTTGAAGAAAACTTGAAGCTGGCACATGATTTAAAG GTTACAGAAGACGAGAGGTACATTTTCATGACGTCCTTACTTGGTTTATTAGCTGAGTATGGTGTTTGGCCTCGTGTTGCTAATGCTACTGCTATATCCACCGGTATAAAG CACTTGCATGATCAGCTGCAATGGAAGATTAAAGTTTGCAAT caGGATAGGATTAGGGAAATGTCATCAGGAACAGAGTTTACTAGTAAAGACAACCAACATGATCCCAGAATCTCGAAAGGTCAAGCTTCTTATGGATCCACG GATCATGGTACTAATAATGATTACCAGATCAATGAACAGCTATTGCCACCAATGGACAATGTTACTAGAAACCCGTATCAGAACCTTACTCAAGACACTGAATCTTTGAGGTTTCATAATCAGATTGGTGGTGGATCACAGCAGCCGAAAAG GGAAAGTTTTGGATATCCTCTGAGTAGTGTGGCGGGGAAGGAAATgatcagagagagagaagagaaagctgAGAGTTCTTCCATGTTTGATCCTTTTAACAGGAATGAAGAATACGCTTCTCATGTTTATGAAG ATGGACCTGGAATAGATGGATTTCAGATTATTGGAGAAGCAATACCTGGAGAGAAAGTTCTTGGTTGCGGGTTTCCAGTGAGAGGAACCACTCTCTGTATGTTTCAG TGGGTTAGGCATCTCGAAGATGGCACAAGACAATACATTGAGG GAGCCACACATCCAGAGTATATAGTAACCGCGGATGATGTAGACAAACTGATTGCTGTTGAGTGTATTCCAATGGATGATCAAGGCCGTCAG GGTGAATTAGTGAGGCTGTTTGCTAATGATCAAAACAAGATTAGATGTG ATGCAGAGATGCAAACAGAAATCGACACGTATATATCTCGAGGTCAAGCAAGCTTCAATGTGCAGCTCCTG atgGATTCAACAGAGAGTTGGGAGCCTGCGACTGTTATTCTGAAGAGGTCTAGTTACCAGATTAAAACCAATAACGGTGAAGCTGTGGTGATCTCAGAGAAATACTCAAAGGAGCTCctg ATAAAAGTACCGTGTGGAGAGTCGACACAGTTTGTTCTGATAAGTTATGATGGATCTTCACATCCTATTAGCACTCTCAACGTTCG CATGCGTGACACGCTAGTCTTGACGATGAGAATGCTTCAGAGCAAG GCACTGGACGAACGCAGAAAAGGACGAGTTTGA
- the LOC108857227 gene encoding uncharacterized protein LOC108857227 isoform X2, whose protein sequence is MSLNPSFKQDRSSDPTKRHETEKETSASRKLEENNNNSKSIQDPEEMQALYSRVRSQEEEIHNLQEQIAAACLKDMQLLNEKCGLERKCADLRVAIDEKQNESVTSALNELARRKGDLEENLKLAHDLKVTEDERYIFMTSLLGLLAEYGVWPRVANATAISTGIKHLHDQLQWKIKVCNDRIREMSSGTEFTSKDNQHDPRISKGQASYGSTDHGTNNDYQINEQLLPPMDNVTRNPYQNLTQDTESLRFHNQIGGGSQQPKRESFGYPLSSVAGKEMIREREEKAESSSMFDPFNRNEEYASHVYEDGPGIDGFQIIGEAIPGEKVLGCGFPVRGTTLCMFQWVRHLEDGTRQYIEGATHPEYIVTADDVDKLIAVECIPMDDQGRQGELVRLFANDQNKIRCDAEMQTEIDTYISRGQASFNVQLLMDSTESWEPATVILKRSSYQIKTNNGEAVVISEKYSKELLIKVPCGESTQFVLISYDGSSHPISTLNVRMRDTLVLTMRMLQSKALDERRKGRV, encoded by the exons ATGTCCTTGAATCCGAGCTTCAAACAAGATCGAAGTTCTGATCCAACCAAAAG GCATGAGACTGAGAAAGAAACTAGTGCTTCTAGGAAGCTAGAagagaataataataattcaaagtCAATTCAAGATCCTGAGGAAATG caggcACTTTACTCAAGAGTGAGATCACAGGAGGAAGAGATTCATAATCTCCAGGAACAGATTGCTGCTGCTTGTTTGAAG GATATGCAGCTGCTGAATGAGAAGTGTGGGTTAGAGAGAAAATGTGCTGATCTCAGAGTg GCTATTGATGAGAAGCAAAACGAATCTGTTACATCGGCGTTGAATGAACTGGCTCGTCGAAAAGGTGATCTTGAAGAAAACTTGAAGCTGGCACATGATTTAAAG GTTACAGAAGACGAGAGGTACATTTTCATGACGTCCTTACTTGGTTTATTAGCTGAGTATGGTGTTTGGCCTCGTGTTGCTAATGCTACTGCTATATCCACCGGTATAAAG CACTTGCATGATCAGCTGCAATGGAAGATTAAAGTTTGCAAT GATAGGATTAGGGAAATGTCATCAGGAACAGAGTTTACTAGTAAAGACAACCAACATGATCCCAGAATCTCGAAAGGTCAAGCTTCTTATGGATCCACG GATCATGGTACTAATAATGATTACCAGATCAATGAACAGCTATTGCCACCAATGGACAATGTTACTAGAAACCCGTATCAGAACCTTACTCAAGACACTGAATCTTTGAGGTTTCATAATCAGATTGGTGGTGGATCACAGCAGCCGAAAAG GGAAAGTTTTGGATATCCTCTGAGTAGTGTGGCGGGGAAGGAAATgatcagagagagagaagagaaagctgAGAGTTCTTCCATGTTTGATCCTTTTAACAGGAATGAAGAATACGCTTCTCATGTTTATGAAG ATGGACCTGGAATAGATGGATTTCAGATTATTGGAGAAGCAATACCTGGAGAGAAAGTTCTTGGTTGCGGGTTTCCAGTGAGAGGAACCACTCTCTGTATGTTTCAG TGGGTTAGGCATCTCGAAGATGGCACAAGACAATACATTGAGG GAGCCACACATCCAGAGTATATAGTAACCGCGGATGATGTAGACAAACTGATTGCTGTTGAGTGTATTCCAATGGATGATCAAGGCCGTCAG GGTGAATTAGTGAGGCTGTTTGCTAATGATCAAAACAAGATTAGATGTG ATGCAGAGATGCAAACAGAAATCGACACGTATATATCTCGAGGTCAAGCAAGCTTCAATGTGCAGCTCCTG atgGATTCAACAGAGAGTTGGGAGCCTGCGACTGTTATTCTGAAGAGGTCTAGTTACCAGATTAAAACCAATAACGGTGAAGCTGTGGTGATCTCAGAGAAATACTCAAAGGAGCTCctg ATAAAAGTACCGTGTGGAGAGTCGACACAGTTTGTTCTGATAAGTTATGATGGATCTTCACATCCTATTAGCACTCTCAACGTTCG CATGCGTGACACGCTAGTCTTGACGATGAGAATGCTTCAGAGCAAG GCACTGGACGAACGCAGAAAAGGACGAGTTTGA
- the LOC108857320 gene encoding peroxisome biogenesis protein 19-1 isoform X3 → MASNHTDDLDELLDSALDDFKDLNLAQSEDEEGSEKKKKKEEPSPLPSGVQGLGMGLPDMRIKNKGKQKVSKQDHVAEALDKLREQTRETVESISSKQQQQSASGDEDAMVEDFLKQFESLAGSQDLESIVETMMQQLLSKDILHEPMKEIGARYPKWLEENEGSISKEDYNRYSQQYKLIKELNAVYEDEPNNSTKIMEIMQKMQECGQPPNDIVQEMDPGFDFASLGQISPEMLESSPNCCIM, encoded by the exons ATGGCGAGCAATCACACCGATGACTTAGACGAGCTTCTCGATA GTGCATTGGATGACTTCAAAGATCTCAATCTTGCTCAAAG TGAAGACGAAGAGGGgagtgagaagaagaagaagaaagaagagccGTCTCCATTGCCGAGTGGAGTTCAAGGACTTGGGATGGGGTTACCTGATATGAGAATCAAGAACAAGGGAAAGCAGAAAGTCTCGAAACAGGATCATGTCGCAGAAGCTCTCGACAAGCTTAGGGAACAAACTAGAGAAACTGTGGAATCTATCTCTTccaagcagcagcagcagtcAGCTTCTGGTGATGAAGATGCTATGGTTGAGGATTTTCTCAAGCAATTCGAGAGTCTCGCTGGATCTcag GACTTGGAATCAATAGTGGAAACGATGATGCAACAGCTACTGTCGAAAGATATTCTCCACGAACCAATGAAGGAGATCGGTGCAAGATATCCGAAATGGCTAGAAGAGAACGAAGGCAGTATAAGCAAAGAAGACTATAACCGCTATTCGCAACAGTACAAACTGATCAAAGAACTCAATGCGGTTTACGAGGATGAACCAAACAATTCAACTAAGATTATGGAGATCATGCAGAAGATGCAAGAGTGCGGACAACCACCTAATGATATTGTTCAAGAGATGGATCCAGGGTTTGATTTCGCAAGCCTAGGCCAAAT ATCTCCAGAGATGCTTGAGTCTTCACCAAATTGCTGTATAATGTGA